The DNA region CGAATCTCGTCGTGCGCCATCGCGATGGCGTCCACGAGCAGCTGCTCGGGAACCTCGCGAGCCTCGCCCTCGACCATCATGATCGCGTCATCCGTGCCCGCGACGACCATGTCGAGCTCGTTCTTGTCGTGGTCTGACTCAAGCGGGTTCACCACGATCTGGCCGTCGATGTAGCCGATGCGAACGGCACCGACCGGACCCATGAACGGGACACTGGAGATCATCAGCGCGGCAGACGCGCCATTGATCGAGAGGATGTCCGGATCGTTGACCTGGTCGGCCGAGAGGACAGTCGAGATGATCTGAACCTCGTTGCGGTAGCCGCTCGGGAAGAGCGGGCGCAGCGGTCGGTCCGTCAGGCGAGCTGACAGGATGGCGTGCTCGGTCGGTCGGCCCTCACGCTTGATGAAGCCGCCCGGGATCTTGCCAGCGGCGTACATGCGTTCTTCGTAATCAACGGTCAGCGGGAAGAAGTCCATGCCTTCGCGTGGCTCTTCCTCGCCCTCGGCGGTCGAGAGTACGACAGTATCGCCGTAGCGCACAGTCACCGCGCCGTCGGCCAGTCCGGCGATCCTGCCGGTTTCAAACACAAGCTCACGCCCGGCGATTTCCAGGCGCTCTTCAATAATGTTGGGACGATTGTCCATATGGGTTGTAGTCCTATCCCTCTTGCGAGCGTGCTTCATTGCATGCTCGATACGTTGTCGACGAAGCCGTGCTCCGTCGCTTGTGCCGCGGTGAGGGTTAGGAACTGGAGCTTGAAGGCGCAGCCCGTCTCCATGCTTCAGTACCTAACGCTCACCCTCACGGCGTCAGATGTTTGCGTGCTCAGTCTGAGTCACGCGTGTCGATTCTCAGCCCTCCTTTCAAATCACAGGCTTGCGACAGCACGCAAACAGCCCAGGGTCAGACGACCCTGGGCTGAATATCGCACAATGCTGGCCGCGATTGATGTTGAAGACGCGATCGATTGCAAGCTTAGCGTCGCAGTCCCAACCTGGCGATCAGCGTCCGGTAGCGGTCGCTATCATTCTTGTTGAGATAGGCGAGCAGTCGGCGGCGACGCCCGACAAGCTTGAGCAGACCACGACGCGAGTGATGATCGTGCGGGTGCTCGCGCAGATGCTCGATCAATCCATTGATGCGCTCGGTCAGGAGTGCAATCTGGACTTCGGGCGATCCGGTGTCAGTGTCGTGAGTTCGATACGCCTCAACGATGTCGTCACGCTGAGTCTTCTGCAATGTCATCCGCGAGCGGCCTCCCTGAACCATCGATCATCATCAAGCCGCGTCAATGCGGCATACGTCTTCAACATACAACCATATCAGAAACTGGTTGTTCCCACAATCCGCAGGCGCGATATTTCGCCAGGCTCGTGGCGATTGAGCAACGCTCTATTATAATAGATTGGAACAGGTTGCGGTCGCGGTTTCTCAGTCGACGAACTGGTGTCCGTCTGAGGATGCTTGCCGCCAAAATGGCACGTTTTCCGCGTTGACATGGCCTAAGTCGCTCGATACACTTCCCATTCGGTGCTCGAGCGCACGCCGACGTAGCTCAATTGGCAGAGCAGCTGTTTTGTAAACAGCAGGTTGCGGGTTCGAGTCCCACCGTCGGCTCCAGGGGGAGATACCCAAGCGGCCAAAGGGGGCTGGCTGTAAACCAGCTGCGTAATGCTTCGGGGGTTCGAATCCCTCTCTCCCCACCGGCCCGTCTTTAGAGCGTTAAAGATGGGCCGTTTGCTTGTGTATTGCGTTGTCGTTGGGCATTGTGCCGTCGCGCCGAACGCAGGAGGAAACGAAACCAGTGGCGAAGCAGAGATTTGAGCGGACGAAGCCGCATGTCAACGTGGGGACGATTGGTCACGTTGACCATGGCAAGACAACGTTGACGGCAGCGATCACCAAGACGCTGGCGATCAAGGGCGAGGCAGCCTATCGATCGTTTGACTCGATCGACAATGCGCCGGAAGAGCGCGAGCGTGGCATCACGATCGCCATCTCGCACGTTGAGTACGAGACCGATGCGCGCCATTATGCGCACGTCGACTGCCCGGGCCACGCCGACTACGTCAAGAACATGATCACCGGTGCCGCGCAGATGGACGGGGCGATCCTCGTCGTGAGCGCGCCGGACGGCCCGATGCCGCAGACGCGAGAGCACATCCTGCTGGCGCGGCAGGTGGAAGTTCCGGCGATGGTCGTGTTCCTCAACAAAGTCGACATGATGGACGACGAGGAGCTGCTGGAGCTGGTCGAGCTGGAAGTGCGGGAGCTGCTCTCGCAGTACAACTTCCCGGGCGACGAGATCCCCATCATCCGTGGCAGCGCTCTGGCGGCGCTGGAGTCGACGTCGAACGACGTCACCGCCCCGGAGTACCAGCCGATCCTGGAGCTGATGCAGGCGGTGGATGACTACATCCCGACGCCGGCCCGCGCAGTGGACCAGCCGTTCCTGATGCCGGTTGAGGACGTGTTCGGCATCAAGGGCCGTGGCACGGTCGTGACTGGCCGTGTTGAGCGTGGGATCGTCAAGACCGGAGAGACGGTCGAGATCGTCGGGATCCACGACACCCGCGCGGTGGTGGTGACCGGCGTCGAGATGTTCCAGAAGACGCTGGACCAGGGCGAGGCGGGCGACAACGTTGGCTGCCTGCTGCGCGGTATTGAGCGGGGCGAGATCGAGCGAGGTCAGGTGCTGGCCAAGCCGGGATCGATCAAGCCGCACACGAAGTTCGCGGCTGAGGTGTACGTGCTGTCGAAGGAAGAGGGTGGCCGACACACACCGTTCTTCCCGGGCTATCGTCCGCAGTTCTACATCCGGACGACGGACGTGACCGGCGCGATCCAGCTGCCGGAGGGTGTTGAGATGGTGATGCCGGGCGACAACATCCAGATGGATGTGGAGCTGATCCAGCCGGTGGCCATCGAAGAGGGACTGCGCTTCGCTATTCGCGAAGGCGGACGAACTGTTGGCGCTGGTGTCGTCACCAAGATCGCACAATAGGAGACATTGAGTAAGCATGGCGACACGACGTCCAACGCAAAAGATCCGGATCCGGCTTAAGGCCTACGATCACAAGATCCTCGATCAGTCGGCCGGCAACATTGTCGAGACGGCTGAGAGCACCGGTGCCAAGGTGGCAGGCCCTGTGCCGCTGCCGACCCGCATCGAACGCTTCACGGTCATGCGGTCGCCGTTCGTCGACAAGGATTCACAGGAGCACTTCGAGATCCGGACGCACAAGCGCCTGATCGATGTGCTTGAGCCGAGCCACGCAACCATTCGGGCGCTGATGCGCCTGAATCTGCCGGCCGGTGTGGATATCGAGATCAAGCTGTAAATGGCATTGGCGGGAGGGATCGCCTCCCGCCGATACCCGTGACGAGTGTCACGGCAGTACGAGAGTCACGCTCTGATCGCTGCGGCGGGTTGATCGAATCTGACGCAGCATCCTGGGGCAACAGGAGAGAGCCAATGATCCACGGATTACTCGGGAAGAAGCTGGGCATGACCCAGATCTTCGATGAAAGCGGCCGGGTTGTGCCGGTAACCGTCCTCAGGGTGGGACCTTGCGTCGTCACGCAGATTCGCACCAATGATCGCGACGGTTACGAAGCAGTCCAGCTCGGGTTTGACGAGTCGAAGCGGCTGAACAGCCCGCAGCGGGGACACCTGCGTGCGGCCGGCTCAAGCTCGCGCTATCTGCGTGAGATGAAGGCCGACGACACGTCGCCGTACTCCGTTGGCCAGGTTATTGACGCGGCAGCAGTCTTTGAGGCCGGTGGTCGTGTTGACGTGACCGGCGTCTCCAAGGGCAAGGGCTTCCAGGGCGTCATGAAGCGCCACGGCTTCCGTGGTGGCCCGAAGACGCACGGTCAGTCCGACCGCTCGCGTGCACCTGGCTCGATCGGTTCCAGCGCCACGCCGGGCCGCGTCTTCAAGAACTTGAAGATGGCTGGTCAGATGGGTAACGAGCGCAAGACGATCCAGAACCTGGAAGTCGTCCAGGTCAACCCGGAAGAAAATCTCGTCCTCGTGCGCGGCTCGGTGCCGGGCCACAACGATGGCCTGTTGATCGTTCGCACCAGCGTCAAGTCGCGGCAGGCGAAGCGCTAGCCGGACGAATACGGAGGAAACGAACGATGCAGGTCAAGGTATTCGATACGTCCGCCAGCGAAGCGGGCACCATGGAGCTCAAGGACTCGGTCTTCGGCATTGAGCCGAATGTGCCGGTCATGCACCAGGCGCACCTGAGGCAGCTCGCCAACGCGCGCGCGGGTACACACAGCACGCTGCGACGCGGCGAGGTGCGCGGCGGTGGCCGCAAGCCGTGGCGTCAGAAGGGCACCGGTCGGGCACGACAGGGTTCGATTCGCTCGCCGCAGTGGCGCGGTGGTGGCGTTGTCTTCGGCCCGAAGCCACGCTCCTATCGGCAGTCGATGCCGAAGAAGATGCGCCGCCTGGCCATTCGGTCGGTGCTGTCGGTGAAGGCGCGTGACGAGGAGCTGCTGGTCATCTCAGGTCTGACCGGGCTTGAGCCAAAGACGAAGGCGATGATCAAGCTGCTGGCGGCGCTTCCGGCATCGCAGCGCTCGACGCTTATCGTCATCGGCCCGGGTGAAGATCAGAACGTGATCTATCGCTCGGCGGGCAACATCGAAAACGTCAAGATCATCCGGGCGGGCTACGTGAATGTGCACGACGTTCTGACGCACGCGCGTCTCCTGCTCACAACCGAGGCCGTGGACACGATCCACGACCTGTGGGCACTGGAATAGGAGAGACGCATGCCGTTGCATCAGGCAGACGTACTGGTACGTCCGATGATCACCGAGAAGAACACCCGGATCAGTGAGCTTGGCCAGTACACTTTCGAGGTCGCTCGCGACGCCAACAAGATCCAGATCAAGCAGGCAGTCGAGGCGATCTTCAATGTCAAGGTCAAGGCAGTCAACATCATCGTGATGAAGCCGAAGAAGCGCAAGGTGATGCGCCAGCGCAATCAGCGTGTGTTCGGCTATGAGTCAAGCTTTAAGAAGGCGATCGTCTCGCTCGAACCTGGGCACTCGATCGACGTCTTCGGCGATCTTTAGCGAGCGCAGGGAGAGGGAGCGAACCAGATGGCGATTCGCCGCTATAAGCCAACATCGCCCGGCCGCCGCGGGATGTCCGCATCCGATAAGTCGGACATCACGTCATGGAAGCCGGAGAAGAGCCTGATCGAGATTCTGCCCAAGCACTCGGGCCGCAACGCCCAGGGACGAATCACGACGCGCCACCAGGGTGGCCGCAACAAGCGCTACTACCGGAAGATCGATTTCAAGCGCAACAAGTTCGGGATTCCGGCCAAGGTTGCGACCATCGAGTTCGATCCGAACCGGTCGGCGCGCATCGCGCTGCTGCACTATGTCGATGGCGAGAAGCGCTACATTCTCGCGCCGCTCGGCCTCAAGGTCGGCGATACGGTGGTGTCGGGCGAGGGTTCGCCGATCCGCGTGGGCAACGCGCTGCGAATGCGCGACATCCCGCTCGGTACGCAGATCCACAACATCGAGCTGCAACCGGGGCGCGGTGGTCAGCTCGTGCGTTCGGCCGGCACATCGGCGCAGCTGATGGCCAAGGTCGAGAATTACGCACACGTTCGCATGCCCTCAGGCGAAGTTCGCATGATCCACCTGGAGTGCATGGCGACGCTCGGGCAGGTCGGCAATGTCGACCACGAGAACATCCAGATTGGCAAGGCCGGTCGCAACCGCTACCTCGGCAAGCGTCCGACGGTTCGCGGATCGGTGATGAACCCGAACGACCACCCGCACGGTGGTGGTGAGGGTCGCGCCCCGATCGGCGGACAGCCGAAGACACCGTGGGGCAAGCCGGCGCAGGGGTACCGCACGCGGACTAACAAGCGCACTACGAAGATGATCGTTCGTCGCCGCAACGTTGGCCGCTAAACGCCGGTCGCGCTAGGGAGGTAGCAAAAACTCGTGGGACGTTCGTCGAAGAAGGGGCCGTACATCGACCCCAAGCTGCTTGGCAAAGTGGAACAGCTCAATAGCTCCAGCGAACGCCGGGTGATCCGAACCTGGTCGCGGGACTCAACAATCTTCCCGCAGATGGTCGGTCACACGATCGCTGTCCACGACGGGCGTCGGCATGTGCCGGTGTTCGTATCGGAAAACATGGTCGGTCATAAGCTCGGTGAATTCGCGCCAACGCGCACATTCCGCGGGCATGGCAGGGACGCGGACAAGTCGTCGCGCCGCCGTTAGGCGAAGACGGCAGGAAGGGGCAACGACAATGGTAGAAGTCACCGCTCGTGCCACGCGCGTCCGCGTTTCGCCGCGCAAGGCGCGTCTGGTTGTTGATATGGTTCGCGGTCGCGATGTTGGAGAGGCGCTCGGTCTGCTGCAGTTCACACCGAACAAGGCAGCGCTGGATGTCTCCCGCGTCATCAAGTCCGCGCGAGCGTCGGCCGAGAACAATCACGATATTGATCCGGAAGACCTGTACGTCAAGGCGATCTTCGCTGACGACGGACCGACGTACAAGCGGTTCAAGCCGCGTGCACGCGGTCGGGTAAACGAGATCCTGAAGCGCACGTGTCATGTGACCGTTGTGCTTGCTGAAAAGGAGAAAGGAGGCTCCCGTGGGGCGTAAAGTCAATCCAATCGGGTTTCGGCTCGGTGGTGTTCATGAATGGGAGTCCAAGTGGTACGCCGAGCGGAATTACACCGAGCAGCTTCACGAGGACCTCTACATCCGGCGGCTGATTAACGAGCAGCTGACGCGAGCCGGCATCTCACGCGTTGAGATCGAGCGCGCGGCGAATCGCATCGAAGTCTCGGTGCACACGTCGAAGCCAGGCATCGTCATCGGCAAGCAGGGCTCGAACGTCGAGAAGCTGCGCCAGCTCCTGGAACAGAAGGTGGGCAAGAAGGTCCATCTGAAGATCGAGGAGATCAAGGTTCCTGAGCTCGATGCTCGCCTGGTCGCTGAGTCGATCGCCGAGCAGCTCGCTCGCCGCGTGTCGTACCGCCGAGCGATGAAGCACGCCGTTGGCCAGGCCATGCGCCGCGGTGCCAAGGGCATCAAGATCCGCCTCGGTGGCCGCCTCGGTGGCGCGGAAATGTCCCGCACCGTCACTGAGATGGACGGTCGGGTGCCGCTGCACACGCTGCGCGCCAAGATCGACTACGGCGTTGTTCATGCGCCGACAACTTATGGACAGATCGGTGTCAAGGTCTGGATCTACACCGGCGACGTCATTCCCGAGCGACGTCCGCAGCCGCAGGTCGAGGCCGAGAGCGCTACGGTCGCCGACTAGCGACGCGGAAGAGCAGAGGGAGGGAGCGCACAGATGTTGATGCCGAGACGTACCAAGCACCGCAAGGTGTTTCGGGGCCGAAGGGCCGGCACCGCGCAGCGCGGTAACTACGTTGCATTTGGTGATTTCGGTCTGCAGTCGCTTGACGCGGCCTGGATCGATAGCCGCCAGATTGAGTCCGCCCGTCGCGCGATCACCAATTACGTTCGCCGTGGTGGCAAGGTCTGGATTCGGATTTTCCCGGACAAGCCGGTGACGCAGAAGCCGGCTGAAACCCGCATGGGCTCCGGTAAGGGCAACCCGGAGTACTGGGTAGCCGTCGTCCGCCCTGGTCGAATCATGTTTGAGCTGTCGGGTGTCCGCGAAGACGTGGCCAAGGAAGCGCTGCGTCGTGCCGCACACAAGCTGCCGGTCCAGTGCCGCATCGTGGCTCGCGACCAGGTTGGTATCGCTGCGGCCGAAGAAGCCCACGCGGAAGCGGAGTCGTAGGGGATGAAGGCTGCAGAGATCCGGTCTTTGACCGATCAGCAGATCGTCGGAATGATTGACGATCTGAAAGAGGAGTGGCGCAAGCTGCGCTTTGACGACGCGGTCGGCCGGATGACCAACACGGCCCGGATCCGCCAGATCAAGCGCGACATCGCCAGGCTCAAGACGATTCAGACCGAGCGCCGGATGGCGGCAGAGATCGCTGCTGTTCTGGAAGCCGGGCAGGGGGCGAGCCGATAGCGGCGCGCCCAGCGGAGGGACACGACCAGAATGGCAGAGAATTCGAGCACCGCGTCCGGTGCCACCGCTGAGCAACCAGCGGTGAAGCGACAGCGGATGACCAAGGTCGGCCGCGTCGTCAGCGACAAGATGGACAAGACCATCGTCGTCGCCGTCGACTACTCGCGCCGCCACCCGCTCTATGGCAAGCGGATGAAGCGCACCAGCAAGTTCAAGGCACACGATGAGGCCAACGAGTGCCGCATCGGAGATGTCGTTCGGATTGAGGAATCCCGCCCCTTGTCGAAGGACAAGCGCTGGACTCTTCGCGAGATCGTCGAGCGCGCCGACACCGGCGCCCGCTAGCTGGGAGAGCAGGCATGATTCAGGCACAAACCCGCCTGAAGGTGGCGGACAATTCCGGCGCGCGGGAGATCATGTGCATTCGCGTGCTCGGCGGGTCACGAAAGCGCTACGCGTCGGTCGGTGACATCATCATTGGCTCAGTCAAGTCCGCTCAGCCGGGCGCGGCGGTCAAGAAGGGTGATGTCATCCGGGCAGTTGTCGTGCGCACCAAGCAGGAATACGGGCGGCCAGACGGGTCGCATATCCGCTTCGATGACAACGCGGCTGTGCTGATTAACCCACAGGGGAATCCGCGCGGCACCCGCATCTTCGGTCCCGTCGCGCGCGAGCTCCGCGAGAAGCAGTTCATGCGCATCGTCTCGCTGGCGCCGGAAACGCTGTAGAGCGATAGAGCACGAGCGAGAGGAAACCATGGCTGAGAAGATCGTGGGCGGCGACGAGGTCGTCGTCATCAGTGGCAAGAACAAGGGCGAACGCGGTCGCGTGCGGCAGAACATGCCGCGCAAGGACAAGGTCGTCCTCGAAGGGAATCAACATCGTGCGCAAGCACATCGCGCAGGGTCGCGCTCGACAGGCTGGAATCGTCGAGGTCGAGGCTCCGTTGCCGGTGTCGAAGATTATGCTTGTCTGCCCATCATGCGGCGAGCCGACGCGCGTCGGGTTCCGTATTGAAGAGTCGGGCAACAAGGTTCGCTTCTGCAAGAAGTGCGATGCGGTCGTCCCAAATCCGACCAGCCGGTAGTGGGAACCGTAAACGAATTGGTGAGGGAGTAACGTGGCTGCACGGTTGAAGGAGCAGTACCTCGAAGAGGTTCGGCCCAGGTTGCGCGAAGAGTTCAACTATCGCAACGACCTGGAAGCGCCGAAGGTCGAGAAGATCGTCATCAACATCGGCGTCGGCGAAGCAATCGCCAACAACCGTGCGCTCGATGCTGCCGTCAGCGATCTAACTATCATTACCGGCCAGAAGCCGGTCGTTACGCGGGCGAAGAAGTCGATCGCCGCCTTCCGCCTCCGCGCGGGCATGCCGATTGGCACGATGGTCACGCTGCGCGGCGACCGGA from Thermomicrobiales bacterium includes:
- the rpmC gene encoding 50S ribosomal protein L29 — its product is MKAAEIRSLTDQQIVGMIDDLKEEWRKLRFDDAVGRMTNTARIRQIKRDIARLKTIQTERRMAAEIAAVLEAGQGASR
- the rpsS gene encoding 30S ribosomal protein S19, with the translated sequence MGRSSKKGPYIDPKLLGKVEQLNSSSERRVIRTWSRDSTIFPQMVGHTIAVHDGRRHVPVFVSENMVGHKLGEFAPTRTFRGHGRDADKSSRRR
- the rplE gene encoding 50S ribosomal protein L5 — translated: MAARLKEQYLEEVRPRLREEFNYRNDLEAPKVEKIVINIGVGEAIANNRALDAAVSDLTIITGQKPVVTRAKKSIAAFRLRAGMPIGTMVTLRGDRMYEFLDRLLNIALPRVRDFRGISPKSFDGRGNYTLGLQEQLIFPEIEYDKIDKLRGLEVAIVTTAKTDEEGRRLLTLLGMPFRES
- the rplP gene encoding 50S ribosomal protein L16; this translates as MLMPRRTKHRKVFRGRRAGTAQRGNYVAFGDFGLQSLDAAWIDSRQIESARRAITNYVRRGGKVWIRIFPDKPVTQKPAETRMGSGKGNPEYWVAVVRPGRIMFELSGVREDVAKEALRRAAHKLPVQCRIVARDQVGIAAAEEAHAEAES
- the rplW gene encoding 50S ribosomal protein L23 encodes the protein MHQADVLVRPMITEKNTRISELGQYTFEVARDANKIQIKQAVEAIFNVKVKAVNIIVMKPKKRKVMRQRNQRVFGYESSFKKAIVSLEPGHSIDVFGDL
- the rplX gene encoding 50S ribosomal protein L24, whose protein sequence is MRKHIAQGRARQAGIVEVEAPLPVSKIMLVCPSCGEPTRVGFRIEESGNKVRFCKKCDAVVPNPTSR
- the rpsO gene encoding 30S ribosomal protein S15, which encodes MTLQKTQRDDIVEAYRTHDTDTGSPEVQIALLTERINGLIEHLREHPHDHHSRRGLLKLVGRRRRLLAYLNKNDSDRYRTLIARLGLRR
- the rpsJ gene encoding 30S ribosomal protein S10, translating into MATRRPTQKIRIRLKAYDHKILDQSAGNIVETAESTGAKVAGPVPLPTRIERFTVMRSPFVDKDSQEHFEIRTHKRLIDVLEPSHATIRALMRLNLPAGVDIEIKL
- the rplV gene encoding 50S ribosomal protein L22: MVEVTARATRVRVSPRKARLVVDMVRGRDVGEALGLLQFTPNKAALDVSRVIKSARASAENNHDIDPEDLYVKAIFADDGPTYKRFKPRARGRVNEILKRTCHVTVVLAEKEKGGSRGA
- the rplC gene encoding 50S ribosomal protein L3 yields the protein MIHGLLGKKLGMTQIFDESGRVVPVTVLRVGPCVVTQIRTNDRDGYEAVQLGFDESKRLNSPQRGHLRAAGSSSRYLREMKADDTSPYSVGQVIDAAAVFEAGGRVDVTGVSKGKGFQGVMKRHGFRGGPKTHGQSDRSRAPGSIGSSATPGRVFKNLKMAGQMGNERKTIQNLEVVQVNPEENLVLVRGSVPGHNDGLLIVRTSVKSRQAKR
- the rplD gene encoding 50S ribosomal protein L4; protein product: MQVKVFDTSASEAGTMELKDSVFGIEPNVPVMHQAHLRQLANARAGTHSTLRRGEVRGGGRKPWRQKGTGRARQGSIRSPQWRGGGVVFGPKPRSYRQSMPKKMRRLAIRSVLSVKARDEELLVISGLTGLEPKTKAMIKLLAALPASQRSTLIVIGPGEDQNVIYRSAGNIENVKIIRAGYVNVHDVLTHARLLLTTEAVDTIHDLWALE
- the rpsC gene encoding 30S ribosomal protein S3; amino-acid sequence: MGRKVNPIGFRLGGVHEWESKWYAERNYTEQLHEDLYIRRLINEQLTRAGISRVEIERAANRIEVSVHTSKPGIVIGKQGSNVEKLRQLLEQKVGKKVHLKIEEIKVPELDARLVAESIAEQLARRVSYRRAMKHAVGQAMRRGAKGIKIRLGGRLGGAEMSRTVTEMDGRVPLHTLRAKIDYGVVHAPTTYGQIGVKVWIYTGDVIPERRPQPQVEAESATVAD
- the rplB gene encoding 50S ribosomal protein L2, with product MAIRRYKPTSPGRRGMSASDKSDITSWKPEKSLIEILPKHSGRNAQGRITTRHQGGRNKRYYRKIDFKRNKFGIPAKVATIEFDPNRSARIALLHYVDGEKRYILAPLGLKVGDTVVSGEGSPIRVGNALRMRDIPLGTQIHNIELQPGRGGQLVRSAGTSAQLMAKVENYAHVRMPSGEVRMIHLECMATLGQVGNVDHENIQIGKAGRNRYLGKRPTVRGSVMNPNDHPHGGGEGRAPIGGQPKTPWGKPAQGYRTRTNKRTTKMIVRRRNVGR
- the rplN gene encoding 50S ribosomal protein L14; protein product: MIQAQTRLKVADNSGAREIMCIRVLGGSRKRYASVGDIIIGSVKSAQPGAAVKKGDVIRAVVVRTKQEYGRPDGSHIRFDDNAAVLINPQGNPRGTRIFGPVARELREKQFMRIVSLAPETL
- the tuf gene encoding elongation factor Tu, whose product is MAKQRFERTKPHVNVGTIGHVDHGKTTLTAAITKTLAIKGEAAYRSFDSIDNAPEERERGITIAISHVEYETDARHYAHVDCPGHADYVKNMITGAAQMDGAILVVSAPDGPMPQTREHILLARQVEVPAMVVFLNKVDMMDDEELLELVELEVRELLSQYNFPGDEIPIIRGSALAALESTSNDVTAPEYQPILELMQAVDDYIPTPARAVDQPFLMPVEDVFGIKGRGTVVTGRVERGIVKTGETVEIVGIHDTRAVVVTGVEMFQKTLDQGEAGDNVGCLLRGIERGEIERGQVLAKPGSIKPHTKFAAEVYVLSKEEGGRHTPFFPGYRPQFYIRTTDVTGAIQLPEGVEMVMPGDNIQMDVELIQPVAIEEGLRFAIREGGRTVGAGVVTKIAQ
- the rpsQ gene encoding 30S ribosomal protein S17 yields the protein MTKVGRVVSDKMDKTIVVAVDYSRRHPLYGKRMKRTSKFKAHDEANECRIGDVVRIEESRPLSKDKRWTLREIVERADTGAR